One Opitutaceae bacterium DNA window includes the following coding sequences:
- a CDS encoding carboxypeptidase regulatory-like domain-containing protein has protein sequence MENERPFHMGHRGSWGFWFAFSAAAILTAGLHAAPLQVSSDLSLPEDTVLSYDSVVVNGGATLTIGGGSVLTVTGGFTVRNGGTVLIQGKNADDKVDGVWAGEGVTIRAGDLTLEEGSTITADGQGYVSDKGPGNANAYGASHGGRGGEGADWVYGSIYQPVDLGSGCDVGYASWSAGGGAIRLVVDGTLQLDGTLTANGLGSVNYSGGSGGSIWVETDVLRGSGLIAAEGGTVGTSERSSGGGRVAVYYRDASEFGGFETASVAPGLASLASGEAGTLVFIDKSVPNWSVRVPQRLELLQDSETVFGELILEDESELVLGGGTELRVEGLLRIKGDSTVVAQGKDRSDKVDGEWVGEGVTIRAGDLILEEGSTITADGQGYVSGKGPGNSGTYGAAHGGLGGAGTTGVYGSFAAPVELGSASHVGYASWSAGGGAIRLVIEGTLQLDGAITANGMGTPNYAGGTGGSIWIDTDVLSGSGIIQADSGPVGPLVRSSGGGRIAVHYREASAFTGFTKASVSASEATEAAGEAGTLVFVNKAVTDGAVRVSQRLELLEDSVTTFGELTVDDGAELVLGGGSHLHVRGLLAVKEASLITARGADRTDPIDGFWMGRGVSIRAGQLTLEEGSDLTADGWGYTTGKGPGTPSSGGASHGGLGGHPNPKPVYGSERDPVALGSGCNVGWNSWSAGGGAIRLIVDEALQLDGNITADGLGSSNYPGGSGGSIWMDVGSITGAGRISANGWASETQGSAGGRIALYTRLADGLSDEQITVLGGVPTGGGTVYPGGNGTVLRRNTPEVILSEPHRTYLRGEESIIFTTYSINLGATVADLTLSNEDQSFLMAEGAPFDQTVFWDTRPLADGWYELRLTAREADGNIPDDDSIHVCVLNEANWHDGTVVGNEVWSAELVHVVDTSLVIESGASVTIEAGAVVKFVPGARIQVADGGTLKIEAGTEKNAVLTAIADDTVGGDTNLDGSRSIPLPGSWSGLVVSGGGTLDLPATAELRYLVQEHAGTLAASGEIWVGNQLHHVTASVTVPAGANLVIQAGAVVKFAANTRLHVAPGGSLRVNGTLISPVILTSEADDTVGGDTNEDGDSTTAMAGDWLGLDLDGDAELTHAHVLFAGGSASGTWSSSAAVRTGGQAEITISNCVVREAQFDGILVRSSEVAIVGSVVSLCDRGINAFGGGHIVVLNTTVDDCRLGLFGHGGTIDAINSVASNCISAGIHADNPNDIQVTHCNVWCPDDGATAYSGLIDQTGASGNISSDPMYRGRSNNDLRPGYGSPLIDAADGAIAPLTDYYGMARFDDPRTANTGSGMAADIGAFEFVEGATSDLDLAVVSVEGPESVLAGSSAIIRWTVRNLGPIPIRGPWRDRISLQPAAGDAESSLFATDATVADGLTLGPGASLVFSKTVVVPAGIEGRYAWAVTTNVGGDVFEGQHRENNHGRSPITTELSVSELKIGGTVTGTFLGVRQAAVFKIQPEAGSDIVLSLDREGEGGETRLLVSEEVVPSLAQAGLHSSQWNSADVNLAISGASGGVYYILAVPVHLPSSPLGFALRALPMAFEIKSVGLESGSNRGEVTLPIYGTGLGRGVTASLIQGSTAIMAGEVRVVDAVSLYATFDLVGASTGTYDVLLRQDGFTRKLEAAFAVTDLEPGELRTAILMPDFVRTGREFTAWVEYENTGGTDLIMPMVGLTGSRQQEMRLEGQANPVTELIFLGLAPEGVPWILGPGQRGRVPVRITALSGRNRIVTRPLISTSTDAIDWDDIKGTLRPGNPVADWDAAWEMMVADYGDTAGDFVRWARDALELWQSRTGRVSPNPTEALRYHITDKALGLRARLEGRLQLAGTGQPLGGVYVSLYDGDGVLADVTVSLRDGFARFMEAGAGRYTITFDGYLPPNDLEPVVLEAKEKAGPITWILGGGAKLRGSVRLPASLDPDDLVVQVEGSDGMLDISGLDDLGRYAFGGLPAGNYAVTLGGAGVVGETVHDVILEEDRVTEGPVFSARIGGIVSGRVVRASDDAPVEGARVLASDEKGRGGAAISGADGMFTIDGLAPGTYRVAAVAAGFVPAGSSGIEVTAGTVASVPALPLEAGASITGQVTMEVIPVEGVFVNATNGDLVRVAQTDASGSYTLSDLPAGDWTLTVVPGRFSEYEGSVILVSGHDHSFDIELERPAALTGRVTDGEESLRGVHAWLTHPDGHQTLVFFEPTGRIQFGLEVPGEYAISLLDGSQRQEFTITDGNSNPDILFELNTGLLKGTVYRPDGATPFPDVRVALLVGGVPVLEGLTGSNGEYLVPNVRPGTYGLRFSHPEHFFNAIESVEVVAGDVVTAPSVTAGNASLAVEVRMNGSPVDSVGYVRLSESDPLFLLAGTRIEPFRGEGVVAFTGLVAGAYRLEAVIHEGSTGSLVLDLEDGANTLVVPALPAGSIAGYVRDPTGAPRADLTVLAYAENDPGAIWTSRSEHDGYFVFERMVPGVYTVIVSRPAGASGGDLTTSVVEPGVEVAAGKTARLVATVQEAAPRISGRISAADGSIPTAGRLSLVNADGRSVAGGDMGLDGRFSLPMVPPGTYRLTAQTAAFSVESRTLDFDGNPIVGIDLLATWRAGSLRTPQIEAADGFAGPMSGGGLFDSNWINQVQTVIWEGLRDLLNAPPDKVRNLPHVEWDPNCDCAAAKAKLQEALKWQRMAFEQWDNWNNQWEANQDQLWADIGEFGFALAKAATSIAAVGAQAPKAVQSLENGLSGLMKLADDIPSINPDNAAYYAKLLERIAHQKDLIDAANRYWDVVSGGAGFASGNLELIYNQDGGIVGSINSLYGILGSLSDPVAAFGSLDAISETVGKFQALAGGVLDLMGILNLLTQSDLTDIDPNGHLGAFTDSLGALLSAINTIAGAFERLEMETISADLYFELLRRRDDAWDEAMRLRDKCMEDCCDPLLEDCCDPAVEDCDPDPPDEPNPPPGPGNTTTGIGSFDPNEKLTTGAGAGGFITPDSSIVYTINFENLSSAAAAAQVVTVTDPLPDNLDWSTVELLSVGFNGEILVPPMTGLQTWSTRATVESDPNPIEVNFELDPDSGVVMLVIQSVDAITGELPEDPFAGFLPPNDETGRGEGFVSFLVKPVAGLTDGSQILNTAEIVFDLNDPIVTNKAVNTIDSRAPSASIVPLSERSGANFTVRWSGDDASGAGVDYCDVYVSENGGPWTLWLPRTRDTEAEFAGAAGSTYAFYVHATDALGFANPVAPTAQAQTIAGVSFLVNIANRGGVGTGPNIMIPGFVINGTGTKKVLVRAVGPELETYSVTGFLGDPELRVVSAGTVIATNNDWSDAANAAEIATVANQVGAFPLQNGSKDAAALLDLVPGSYTVKALGVGQTTGVALVEVYDVDDSANPGAKLVNISNRGQVGVGSAIMIPGFVIGGESAKTVLIRGVGPKLADYEVTGVLEDPTLRLFRAGEATPMLTNDNWSDAANAAELAAAAETVGAFALDAGSKDAAVLVTLEPGSYTVKVAGAGGTEGVALVEVYEVPD, from the coding sequence ATGGAGAACGAGCGCCCGTTTCATATGGGGCATCGAGGTTCCTGGGGATTCTGGTTCGCGTTTTCAGCAGCTGCAATCCTGACGGCAGGGTTGCATGCCGCGCCACTCCAGGTGTCGTCCGACCTTTCGCTGCCCGAGGACACCGTGCTAAGCTACGATTCGGTAGTGGTCAATGGAGGGGCCACCCTGACGATAGGTGGAGGTTCTGTGTTGACCGTAACCGGTGGGTTCACGGTCCGAAATGGCGGAACCGTCCTGATCCAAGGCAAGAACGCCGACGACAAGGTGGACGGCGTATGGGCTGGAGAAGGCGTCACCATCCGGGCTGGAGATCTGACCCTTGAAGAGGGTTCGACCATCACGGCCGACGGTCAGGGCTATGTTTCGGACAAGGGGCCTGGCAATGCAAACGCCTACGGGGCGTCACATGGCGGTCGCGGAGGCGAGGGTGCTGATTGGGTCTACGGCTCCATCTATCAACCGGTGGACCTTGGTTCCGGGTGCGATGTGGGTTATGCGTCCTGGTCGGCGGGGGGCGGCGCGATCAGGCTGGTGGTTGACGGCACCCTGCAACTTGACGGGACGCTCACGGCCAATGGCCTGGGTTCGGTCAACTACTCCGGTGGCTCCGGCGGATCGATCTGGGTCGAGACCGATGTGCTTCGCGGGTCGGGCCTGATCGCGGCCGAAGGCGGGACGGTGGGCACGAGCGAGCGCAGCAGCGGCGGCGGACGGGTGGCGGTCTACTACCGCGATGCGTCCGAGTTCGGCGGCTTTGAAACCGCGTCCGTGGCTCCGGGCCTGGCTTCACTTGCTTCCGGTGAGGCGGGCACCCTGGTCTTCATCGACAAGTCGGTGCCCAACTGGTCGGTGCGGGTTCCGCAGCGGCTGGAACTGCTCCAGGACAGCGAGACGGTCTTCGGGGAACTGATCCTGGAAGACGAATCAGAACTCGTCCTGGGCGGAGGTACCGAACTCCGGGTTGAAGGACTGCTCCGGATCAAAGGAGACTCGACGGTGGTGGCCCAGGGGAAGGACCGCAGCGACAAGGTGGATGGCGAATGGGTTGGAGAAGGCGTCACCATCCGGGCTGGAGATCTGATCCTTGAAGAGGGTTCGACCATCACGGCCGACGGGCAGGGCTATGTTTCAGGCAAGGGACCTGGGAATTCCGGCACTTATGGCGCCGCTCATGGAGGATTGGGGGGGGCCGGAACAACGGGTGTTTATGGCTCTTTCGCAGCGCCCGTTGAGCTCGGTTCGGCCAGTCATGTGGGCTATGCGTCCTGGTCGGCCGGAGGTGGCGCCATCCGCCTGGTCATTGAAGGCACCCTGCAACTGGACGGCGCCATAACCGCCAACGGCATGGGGACGCCGAACTACGCGGGTGGGACTGGAGGTTCGATCTGGATCGATACCGATGTCTTGAGCGGCTCGGGAATCATTCAGGCCGACAGCGGTCCGGTCGGCCCCTTGGTTCGCAGCAGTGGCGGGGGCCGGATTGCCGTCCACTACCGGGAGGCATCCGCTTTCACCGGATTCACGAAAGCGTCTGTTTCAGCGAGCGAGGCCACCGAGGCCGCGGGCGAGGCCGGAACGCTCGTCTTTGTGAACAAGGCGGTGACCGATGGCGCCGTGCGTGTATCCCAAAGGCTGGAGTTGCTCGAAGACAGTGTGACCACGTTCGGAGAACTGACCGTGGACGACGGTGCGGAGCTGGTTCTTGGCGGAGGGTCCCACCTTCATGTCCGAGGGCTCCTCGCAGTGAAAGAAGCATCCCTGATCACGGCGAGGGGTGCGGACCGGACAGACCCGATCGACGGCTTCTGGATGGGACGGGGCGTTTCCATCCGGGCCGGCCAACTCACCCTGGAAGAAGGTTCGGACCTCACGGCGGACGGCTGGGGCTACACAACGGGCAAAGGACCCGGAACCCCTTCGTCGGGCGGGGCTTCGCACGGTGGCCTCGGAGGACATCCGAACCCCAAGCCGGTTTACGGTTCGGAACGGGATCCCGTCGCTCTCGGATCCGGCTGCAATGTGGGGTGGAACTCGTGGTCGGCCGGAGGCGGTGCGATCAGGCTCATCGTTGATGAGGCTCTCCAACTTGACGGAAACATCACCGCTGACGGTCTGGGCTCAAGCAATTATCCGGGGGGGAGCGGAGGCTCCATCTGGATGGACGTGGGATCGATCACAGGGGCCGGCAGGATCTCCGCAAACGGCTGGGCCAGTGAGACACAGGGAAGCGCCGGGGGCCGGATCGCCCTTTATACGCGGTTGGCGGATGGTCTGTCTGATGAACAGATCACCGTCCTCGGTGGAGTCCCTACGGGCGGAGGTACCGTTTATCCGGGAGGGAATGGAACCGTCCTAAGACGGAATACTCCTGAAGTCATCCTGAGCGAACCGCACCGAACGTATCTGCGTGGGGAAGAATCCATTATCTTTACGACTTATTCCATCAACCTTGGTGCGACTGTGGCGGATCTGACTCTGTCGAATGAGGACCAGTCATTCCTCATGGCGGAAGGAGCTCCTTTTGATCAAACGGTTTTCTGGGACACCAGGCCCTTGGCCGACGGTTGGTACGAGCTCAGGCTGACGGCCCGCGAAGCCGACGGAAATATACCCGATGATGACAGCATCCACGTCTGCGTCCTGAATGAAGCCAATTGGCATGACGGGACTGTTGTCGGCAATGAGGTCTGGTCCGCCGAACTCGTGCATGTGGTAGATACATCCCTGGTCATCGAAAGCGGGGCCTCCGTGACCATCGAGGCTGGCGCCGTGGTCAAGTTCGTACCGGGAGCAAGGATCCAAGTTGCGGATGGCGGAACCCTGAAGATCGAAGCCGGAACCGAGAAGAACGCCGTCCTGACCGCGATCGCGGACGACACCGTCGGTGGTGACACCAATCTCGACGGCTCGCGGTCTATTCCCCTGCCGGGAAGCTGGTCCGGCCTGGTGGTCTCGGGAGGCGGAACCCTGGACCTTCCGGCAACCGCCGAGCTTCGTTACCTGGTTCAGGAACATGCCGGGACGCTGGCGGCTTCGGGCGAGATCTGGGTCGGCAATCAACTGCATCATGTCACGGCCAGCGTAACCGTACCCGCCGGGGCGAATCTGGTGATTCAGGCAGGCGCGGTGGTCAAGTTTGCCGCCAACACGAGATTGCATGTTGCGCCTGGTGGGTCGCTTCGGGTCAACGGCACGTTGATCAGTCCGGTCATCTTGACCTCTGAGGCCGATGATACCGTGGGCGGTGACACGAACGAAGACGGCGACTCGACTACAGCCATGGCAGGTGACTGGCTTGGGCTTGACCTGGATGGCGACGCGGAGTTGACCCATGCCCACGTGCTGTTCGCCGGAGGGTCCGCCAGCGGCACCTGGAGCAGTTCGGCCGCCGTCCGGACCGGGGGCCAGGCAGAGATCACCATTTCGAACTGCGTGGTTCGTGAGGCGCAGTTTGACGGCATCCTTGTCCGGAGTTCGGAGGTCGCGATCGTTGGATCGGTGGTTTCCCTGTGCGATCGGGGGATCAATGCGTTCGGAGGCGGGCACATCGTTGTTCTGAATACAACTGTCGATGATTGTCGGTTGGGCCTCTTCGGTCACGGCGGAACGATCGACGCGATCAATAGTGTTGCCTCAAACTGCATCAGTGCGGGCATTCATGCAGACAACCCGAATGACATACAGGTCACCCATTGCAACGTCTGGTGCCCGGATGACGGAGCCACAGCTTACAGCGGGCTGATCGATCAGACGGGAGCCAGCGGCAATATATCTTCAGACCCAATGTATCGCGGGCGGTCGAACAATGATCTTCGTCCCGGTTATGGGTCTCCTCTCATCGATGCGGCCGATGGAGCGATCGCCCCGCTGACCGACTATTACGGAATGGCGCGGTTTGATGATCCGCGGACAGCCAACACCGGTTCAGGTATGGCGGCGGACATTGGCGCATTCGAGTTTGTGGAGGGTGCGACATCCGATCTGGATCTGGCGGTTGTATCGGTGGAGGGCCCGGAATCGGTCCTGGCCGGTTCATCCGCGATCATTCGCTGGACCGTGCGCAACCTGGGTCCGATCCCGATCCGGGGCCCCTGGCGCGATCGCATATCCCTGCAGCCGGCTGCCGGTGATGCCGAGAGCAGCCTGTTTGCGACGGATGCGACCGTGGCCGATGGCCTCACCCTGGGCCCGGGGGCAAGTCTCGTTTTTTCGAAGACGGTCGTGGTTCCGGCCGGAATTGAGGGGCGCTACGCCTGGGCCGTGACCACGAACGTAGGCGGGGACGTATTCGAGGGACAGCACAGGGAAAACAATCATGGTCGGTCGCCGATCACGACCGAGCTTTCGGTCAGCGAGCTCAAGATCGGAGGCACCGTGACCGGCACCTTTCTCGGGGTCCGTCAAGCCGCGGTCTTCAAGATTCAACCGGAAGCCGGTTCGGACATTGTCCTGTCTCTGGACCGGGAGGGAGAAGGTGGGGAGACCCGACTCCTGGTCTCGGAGGAAGTCGTGCCCTCACTTGCCCAAGCCGGGCTGCATAGCAGCCAGTGGAATTCGGCCGACGTCAACCTGGCCATTTCCGGTGCTTCGGGTGGAGTCTATTATATTCTCGCCGTTCCCGTGCACCTGCCGAGCTCGCCCCTTGGGTTTGCCCTGAGGGCTCTGCCGATGGCTTTCGAAATCAAATCGGTCGGACTCGAGTCAGGATCGAACCGAGGCGAAGTCACCTTGCCGATTTATGGAACGGGTTTGGGCCGAGGCGTCACGGCATCCCTGATACAGGGAAGCACGGCCATCATGGCGGGGGAGGTGCGGGTGGTCGATGCCGTGAGCCTTTATGCAACCTTTGACCTGGTGGGGGCATCGACCGGGACCTACGACGTTCTACTGCGCCAGGACGGATTCACGCGAAAACTCGAAGCTGCCTTTGCCGTGACCGACCTTGAGCCCGGTGAACTCCGGACCGCCATCCTCATGCCCGACTTTGTGCGAACCGGTCGCGAATTCACCGCCTGGGTCGAGTACGAGAACACAGGAGGGACTGACCTGATCATGCCCATGGTCGGGTTGACCGGCTCCCGCCAACAGGAAATGCGCCTGGAGGGCCAGGCGAATCCTGTCACGGAACTGATCTTCCTCGGGTTGGCTCCCGAAGGGGTGCCCTGGATCCTGGGGCCCGGTCAGAGAGGCCGGGTACCGGTCAGGATAACTGCGTTGTCGGGCCGCAACCGGATTGTCACCCGTCCGTTGATTTCAACTTCGACCGACGCGATCGATTGGGACGACATCAAGGGCACCTTGCGCCCGGGCAACCCGGTAGCCGATTGGGATGCCGCCTGGGAGATGATGGTGGCCGATTATGGCGATACAGCGGGAGACTTTGTGCGGTGGGCCCGTGATGCGCTGGAGCTCTGGCAGAGCCGCACCGGGCGTGTGTCCCCCAATCCGACGGAAGCCCTCCGTTACCATATAACGGACAAGGCGCTCGGGTTGCGGGCACGTCTTGAGGGACGGCTGCAACTGGCGGGCACGGGGCAGCCGCTTGGAGGGGTTTATGTTTCACTTTACGATGGCGACGGTGTCCTCGCGGACGTAACCGTCTCCTTGCGGGATGGGTTCGCCCGATTCATGGAGGCAGGCGCCGGCCGCTATACGATTACGTTCGACGGTTACTTGCCACCGAATGACCTGGAGCCCGTGGTATTGGAGGCAAAGGAGAAGGCCGGACCCATCACCTGGATCCTCGGCGGGGGCGCCAAGCTGCGCGGCAGTGTACGTCTACCGGCATCTCTCGATCCGGATGATCTTGTTGTTCAGGTAGAAGGATCGGACGGCATGCTGGATATTTCCGGACTGGATGATCTCGGCCGGTATGCGTTCGGAGGATTGCCCGCAGGTAACTACGCAGTTACCCTCGGTGGTGCGGGCGTGGTCGGCGAAACGGTGCATGACGTGATTCTCGAAGAGGACCGGGTCACCGAGGGACCGGTTTTCTCGGCCCGGATCGGGGGCATCGTATCCGGTAGGGTGGTTCGGGCATCAGACGACGCGCCGGTGGAGGGAGCGAGGGTTCTGGCCAGTGACGAGAAGGGCCGTGGAGGCGCCGCAATATCCGGCGCAGACGGCATGTTCACCATCGACGGTCTCGCTCCCGGAACCTACAGGGTGGCCGCCGTGGCGGCTGGATTCGTTCCGGCCGGGTCGTCTGGAATCGAGGTCACGGCCGGCACTGTTGCCTCGGTGCCGGCACTCCCTCTGGAAGCGGGGGCTTCGATCACGGGACAGGTCACCATGGAAGTGATCCCAGTTGAAGGTGTATTCGTGAATGCGACCAATGGCGACCTGGTTCGGGTGGCCCAGACCGATGCAAGCGGGTCCTATACCCTATCCGACCTTCCGGCCGGAGACTGGACGCTCACCGTGGTCCCGGGAAGGTTCTCGGAATACGAAGGATCGGTCATCCTGGTTTCCGGTCATGACCACAGTTTTGACATCGAACTGGAGCGCCCGGCGGCACTCACCGGCCGGGTTACGGACGGTGAAGAGTCCCTGCGTGGTGTTCATGCGTGGTTGACGCATCCGGACGGGCACCAAACCCTTGTTTTCTTTGAGCCCACCGGCCGGATCCAATTCGGCCTCGAAGTCCCGGGTGAGTACGCGATCTCTTTGCTCGATGGGTCCCAGCGGCAGGAGTTCACGATCACGGACGGAAATTCGAACCCGGATATCTTGTTCGAACTGAATACGGGCCTGCTCAAAGGTACGGTCTACCGACCGGACGGGGCGACGCCGTTTCCCGATGTTCGGGTCGCTTTGCTTGTGGGTGGCGTGCCGGTACTCGAGGGCCTGACCGGGAGCAACGGCGAATATCTTGTGCCCAATGTGCGCCCCGGGACATACGGTCTGCGCTTCTCGCACCCGGAGCATTTCTTCAATGCGATCGAATCGGTGGAGGTCGTGGCTGGGGACGTCGTGACGGCGCCTTCCGTCACAGCTGGAAATGCCTCGCTGGCGGTGGAAGTCCGGATGAATGGAAGCCCGGTCGATTCCGTCGGCTACGTCAGGCTTTCCGAATCGGATCCCCTGTTCTTGCTTGCCGGAACTCGTATTGAGCCGTTTCGCGGCGAAGGCGTTGTTGCGTTCACGGGTCTGGTCGCAGGTGCATACCGACTCGAAGCGGTGATCCATGAGGGAAGCACGGGAAGCCTGGTGCTCGACCTTGAGGATGGGGCGAATACACTGGTCGTTCCCGCCCTGCCCGCCGGCTCGATCGCGGGGTATGTCCGGGATCCAACGGGAGCACCGAGAGCAGACCTGACCGTCCTGGCGTATGCGGAGAACGATCCGGGTGCCATCTGGACGTCCCGCTCGGAGCATGACGGCTACTTTGTCTTCGAACGGATGGTGCCCGGCGTGTATACCGTGATTGTCTCACGTCCTGCCGGAGCCTCGGGTGGCGACCTGACGACATCCGTCGTTGAGCCTGGTGTTGAGGTCGCTGCCGGGAAGACGGCACGCCTTGTCGCGACAGTGCAGGAGGCGGCGCCTCGTATTTCCGGACGAATCTCCGCTGCCGACGGATCCATTCCAACTGCCGGTCGCTTGTCCCTTGTAAACGCGGACGGGCGATCCGTAGCCGGTGGTGACATGGGGCTGGACGGCCGGTTTTCCCTGCCCATGGTCCCTCCGGGAACCTACCGGCTGACAGCCCAGACCGCAGCGTTCAGCGTGGAGTCCCGCACCCTGGATTTTGACGGCAATCCGATCGTGGGTATCGATCTCCTCGCTACCTGGCGGGCGGGATCACTCCGAACGCCGCAAATCGAGGCTGCGGACGGCTTCGCGGGACCGATGTCTGGAGGAGGGCTGTTTGACTCGAATTGGATCAACCAGGTTCAAACTGTGATCTGGGAAGGGTTGCGTGATCTGTTGAATGCCCCGCCCGACAAGGTCCGCAATCTGCCGCATGTGGAATGGGACCCGAACTGTGATTGTGCAGCCGCCAAGGCGAAACTACAGGAAGCCTTGAAGTGGCAGCGGATGGCATTTGAGCAGTGGGACAACTGGAACAATCAATGGGAGGCGAATCAGGATCAGCTCTGGGCGGACATCGGCGAATTCGGGTTCGCCCTGGCCAAGGCGGCCACGAGCATCGCCGCGGTTGGAGCTCAGGCGCCGAAGGCGGTCCAGTCCCTGGAGAACGGACTCAGCGGTTTGATGAAGCTTGCCGACGATATTCCGAGTATCAACCCGGACAACGCGGCTTATTACGCCAAACTTCTGGAAAGGATAGCTCATCAGAAGGACCTCATCGATGCGGCCAACAGGTATTGGGACGTGGTCAGCGGGGGCGCGGGGTTTGCATCGGGCAACCTTGAACTGATATACAATCAGGACGGAGGCATCGTCGGGAGCATCAACAGCCTGTACGGAATCCTCGGCTCGCTCTCCGACCCGGTGGCGGCCTTCGGTAGTCTCGATGCGATCTCTGAAACCGTGGGCAAGTTCCAAGCCCTTGCCGGCGGCGTTCTCGATCTGATGGGGATCTTGAACCTGTTGACGCAGTCGGACCTGACCGACATCGATCCAAACGGTCATCTGGGTGCGTTCACCGATTCGCTCGGAGCACTCCTTTCTGCGATAAACACCATTGCGGGCGCGTTTGAACGGCTGGAAATGGAAACCATCAGTGCCGATCTCTACTTTGAACTTCTGCGGCGGAGGGACGATGCCTGGGACGAGGCTATGCGGCTGCGGGACAAGTGCATGGAAGATTGCTGTGACCCCTTGCTGGAAGACTGTTGTGACCCGGCGGTCGAAGACTGTGATCCTGATCCGCCCGACGAGCCGAATCCTCCCCCGGGACCGGGGAATACCACCACGGGGATCGGCTCGTTCGATCCCAACGAGAAGTTGACGACAGGCGCGGGAGCCGGCGGGTTCATTACGCCGGATTCGTCCATCGTCTATACAATCAATTTCGAGAACCTATCCAGTGCCGCGGCTGCGGCGCAGGTGGTCACGGTGACCGATCCGCTGCCGGACAACCTGGACTGGTCGACGGTCGAGTTGCTGTCGGTCGGGTTCAACGGGGAGATCCTGGTGCCGCCCATGACGGGACTCCAGACCTGGTCGACCCGGGCCACGGTTGAAAGCGATCCCAACCCGATCGAGGTGAACTTTGAACTCGATCCGGACTCGGGCGTGGTCATGTTGGTGATCCAGTCGGTCGATGCGATCACAGGCGAGTTGCCAGAAGATCCGTTTGCTGGTTTCCTGCCACCCAACGATGAGACTGGACGAGGCGAGGGTTTTGTCAGCTTCCTGGTCAAGCCCGTAGCCGGCTTGACCGATGGATCGCAAATCCTCAATACGGCTGAGATCGTCTTCGATCTGAATGACCCGATCGTGACCAACAAGGCCGTCAACACGATTGATTCAAGGGCGCCGAGCGCGTCCATCGTGCCGCTGTCCGAGCGCTCTGGAGCAAACTTCACCGTACGTTGGTCTGGTGACGATGCCAGCGGCGCCGGTGTTGACTATTGCGACGTCTATGTATCGGAAAACGGAGGACCGTGGACACTCTGGCTCCCCCGTACCCGGGATACGGAGGCGGAATTCGCCGGCGCGGCCGGTTCGACCTATGCGTTCTACGTCCATGCGACCGATGCGCTTGGCTTCGCCAATCCGGTGGCACCGACGGCGCAGGCGCAGACCATTGCGGGTGTCTCCTTCCTGGTGAACATCGCCAATCGCGGTGGGGTGGGGACCGGACCCAATATCATGATTCCGGGCTTCGTCATCAATGGCACCGGGACCAAGAAGGTGCTGGTGCGTGCGGTCGGTCCGGAACTGGAGACCTACAGCGTCACCGGTTTCCTTGGGGATCCGGAACTCAGGGTGGTCTCAGCCGGCACGGTCATCGCGACCAACAACGATTGGTCCGATGCGGCCAATGCGGCGGAAATCGCCACGGTGGCCAACCAGGTCGGCGCCTTTCCGCTGCAGAACGGCTCGAAGGACGCGGCGGCGCTGCTCGACCTTGTACCCGGAAGCTATACGGTCAAGGCCCTCGGGGTGGGGCAGACCACCGGGGTGGCCCTGGTCGAAGTCTACGATGTCGACGACTCGGCCAATCCCGGCGCAAAGCTGGTCAATATCTCCAACCGAGGCCAGGTCGGGGTCGGCTCAGCCATCATGATTCCCGGCTTTGTCATCGGCGGCGAGAGCGCCAAGACGGTCCTGATCCGCGGGGTCGGGCCGAAACTGGCCGATTATGAGGTCACCGGGGTGCTCGAGGATCCCACGCTGCGGCTCTTCCGCGCCGGCGAGGCCACGCCGATGCTGACCAACGACAATTGGAGCGACGCGGCCAACGCGGCGGAACTGGCCGCGGCCGCCGAGACGGTCGGGGCTTTTGCCCTGGATGCCGGCAGCAAGGACGCCGCCGTCCTGGTCACCCTCGAACCGGGCAGCTACACGGTCAAGGTCGCGGGGGCCGGAGGCACCGAAGGCGTCGCCCTGGTCGAGGTTTATGAAGTCCCGGATTGA